In one Saccharibacillus brassicae genomic region, the following are encoded:
- a CDS encoding Ppx/GppA phosphatase family protein, which produces MTTTPEISRPEAAQTSLRAGIIDIGSNSIRLVVYESDSGGSYRVLTESREAARLSALVTPEGIMPSPAIYSVVPVLKQFTEVCEAYGATQIRAVATAAIRNASNSGQIIEILNRETGLKIELLPGEMEGHYGFIGVVNKIDIAEGFIIDIGGGSTEVTLFQDRRRVSSYSFPFGAVNMNVRFGGSGSWTHERVGELEQFVLAEARKQAWISDYPGLDLVGLGGTIRGLGKMDQRRRNYSLSYTHNYVMQGEDVDHFYATLPGMDNNGRKQVPGLSKSRTDIIVPGLIILRTLFLHMKAARYVVSGTGLREGLFFELLHPEQAVHENVLEFELRALLSKMPKQRQRHLRHTEQFARILYEALGEEGESRWNAKLLRIAAWTYQTGTEIGYIDYEEHTQYLLTKRPLAGLTHREIILTALIAGIAGKVKWRKSTTAQTYKDILLAKDEERTRRLGAVLQMAAALDASETQAVTALAARRSGERFELELTCRTEAFMEIRDLKAAAKDFEKEWNVKIELKIQVG; this is translated from the coding sequence ATGACCACCACACCCGAAATCAGCCGCCCCGAGGCGGCGCAGACGAGCCTCAGAGCGGGCATTATCGATATTGGTTCGAACTCGATTCGGCTCGTCGTCTATGAAAGCGACAGCGGCGGCTCATACCGCGTGCTGACCGAATCGCGCGAAGCGGCACGGCTCAGCGCGCTCGTCACGCCCGAAGGCATCATGCCTTCGCCGGCCATCTATTCCGTCGTCCCGGTGCTGAAGCAGTTTACGGAAGTCTGCGAAGCGTACGGAGCGACGCAGATCCGCGCCGTTGCGACGGCGGCGATTCGCAACGCGTCGAACTCCGGCCAGATCATCGAAATTTTGAACCGGGAGACCGGTCTTAAGATCGAACTGCTGCCCGGCGAAATGGAAGGCCATTACGGATTTATCGGCGTCGTCAACAAAATCGACATCGCCGAAGGCTTCATTATCGATATCGGCGGAGGCAGCACGGAAGTGACGCTGTTCCAGGACCGCCGCCGGGTATCGAGCTATTCGTTCCCGTTCGGCGCGGTCAACATGAACGTGCGTTTCGGCGGAAGCGGCAGTTGGACGCACGAGCGCGTGGGCGAACTGGAACAATTCGTGCTCGCCGAAGCGCGCAAGCAGGCATGGATCTCCGATTATCCGGGCCTCGATCTGGTCGGCCTGGGCGGCACGATACGCGGACTCGGCAAAATGGATCAGCGGCGGCGCAATTATTCGTTGTCGTACACGCACAACTATGTCATGCAGGGCGAAGACGTGGACCATTTCTACGCCACGCTGCCGGGCATGGACAACAACGGCCGCAAGCAGGTGCCGGGCTTGTCCAAGAGCCGGACCGACATCATCGTGCCGGGCCTGATCATCCTGCGGACTCTGTTCCTTCATATGAAGGCGGCGCGCTACGTCGTCAGCGGCACCGGCCTGCGCGAAGGGCTGTTCTTCGAGCTGCTGCATCCCGAACAGGCCGTGCACGAGAACGTGCTGGAATTCGAACTGCGCGCGCTGCTGTCGAAAATGCCGAAGCAGCGTCAGCGGCATCTGCGTCACACGGAGCAGTTCGCCCGCATTTTGTACGAAGCGCTGGGCGAAGAAGGAGAGAGCCGCTGGAACGCCAAGCTGCTGCGCATCGCCGCCTGGACGTACCAGACCGGCACCGAGATCGGCTATATCGATTACGAGGAGCATACCCAGTATTTGCTCACCAAGCGTCCGCTTGCGGGACTGACGCACCGCGAGATCATCCTGACCGCGCTGATCGCCGGCATTGCCGGCAAGGTCAAATGGCGCAAAAGCACCACGGCGCAGACGTACAAAGACATCCTGCTGGCGAAGGACGAGGAGCGTACGCGCCGTCTCGGCGCCGTGCTCCAAATGGCGGCCGCGCTGGACGCCAGCGAGACGCAGGCCGTTACGGCGCTTGCGGCCAGACGCAGCGGCGAACGCTTCGAACTTGAGCTGACGTGCCGGACGGAAGCGTTCATGGAGATTCGCGACCTCAAAGCGGCGGCCAAAGACTTCGAGAAAGAATGGAACGTCAAGATCGAGCTGA